In Suttonella indologenes, one genomic interval encodes:
- a CDS encoding DUF3100 domain-containing protein, translating to MENHPQPPRLALLLDWRLHVFAAVLALAAEYVGIARLPIGIGTLVLLPLLYAFIVALLLNPNVIAPMETIMPAKTARWSTYLVTLSVMPFIAKFGFGIGPKIEEILAAGPALLLQEVGNVATALFALPIAVLVFGMGREAIGATHSVAREPNVALIADKYGLKSPEGIGVMGVYVMGTLFGAIYYSLLSSMIASWNLFDVRALAMGCGVGSGSMMGACAAGLSEVLPEHKESITAFAGSSNLLTYATGLFVSVFIALPFTEKFYQLLSKWRKNPEQAQFAAEDSQLHKDAPLSFATKAIVLAMIMLIMALSNWMGSKASVNPIEAFGGLLIIYLCCLGGILLRDLIPVDIPAIAWISVLGIV from the coding sequence ATGGAAAATCATCCACAACCGCCGCGCTTGGCATTGCTGCTCGATTGGCGCTTACACGTTTTTGCCGCCGTTTTGGCGTTAGCAGCCGAATATGTGGGCATTGCGCGCCTGCCGATCGGCATCGGCACCTTGGTTTTATTGCCGCTTTTATACGCTTTTATCGTCGCCTTGCTGCTCAATCCGAATGTGATTGCGCCGATGGAAACAATCATGCCAGCCAAAACGGCACGCTGGTCAACCTATTTGGTGACCCTGAGCGTCATGCCCTTTATTGCCAAATTCGGCTTCGGTATCGGGCCGAAAATCGAAGAAATTTTAGCCGCCGGTCCAGCCCTGCTTTTGCAGGAAGTCGGCAATGTGGCGACCGCGCTGTTTGCGCTGCCTATTGCTGTTCTCGTGTTCGGTATGGGGCGTGAAGCCATCGGCGCAACGCATTCGGTAGCGCGCGAACCCAATGTTGCCTTGATTGCGGATAAATACGGTTTGAAAAGCCCCGAAGGCATCGGCGTTATGGGTGTTTATGTGATGGGAACGCTGTTCGGCGCGATTTATTATTCGCTTTTATCGAGCATGATTGCCTCATGGAATCTGTTTGACGTCCGCGCTTTGGCGATGGGCTGCGGCGTAGGCAGCGGCAGCATGATGGGCGCCTGCGCGGCGGGTTTGTCGGAAGTCTTGCCCGAACACAAAGAAAGCATTACCGCTTTCGCCGGCAGCTCCAATCTCCTGACTTATGCCACAGGCTTATTTGTCAGCGTCTTCATTGCCCTGCCTTTTACCGAAAAATTTTATCAATTGCTGAGCAAATGGCGCAAAAATCCAGAACAGGCGCAATTTGCCGCAGAAGACAGTCAATTGCATAAAGACGCACCTTTGTCTTTTGCCACAAAAGCAATTGTTTTAGCGATGATTATGCTGATTATGGCATTGTCCAACTGGATGGGCAGCAAGGCTTCGGTCAATCCGATTGAAGCATTCGGCGGTTTATTGATTATTTATCTCTGCTGCTTGGGCGGCATTTTGCTGCGCGACCTCATCCCTGTGGATATTCCTGCGATTGCTTGGATTTCCGTCTTAGGAATTGTATAA
- the asd gene encoding aspartate-semialdehyde dehydrogenase, whose protein sequence is MKKLGIVGWRGMVGSVLMERMREQNDFAGVDTTLFSTSQAGEAAPDFAGAGKTLKDANDIAALAEMDIIITCQGGDYTSAVHPQLRAQGWQGYWIDAASTLRMEKNSIIVLDPVNRDVIDRALSESKKDFIGGNCTVSLMMIALGGILANDWVEWITPMTYQAASGAGAKNMRELLSQMDGLENSVHDLLANPASNILDIDRKVTQALHGGIDTTNFGVPLAGSLIPWIDKALDSGQSKEEWKAQVEANKIMQREANPILIDGLCVRIGAMRSHAQALTIKLKKDIPLAEIESVLAAHNDWVKVIPNERELSMKELTPAAVSGTLSVPVGRLRKLNMGGEYLSAFTVGDQLLWGAAEPLRRMLNILTGKI, encoded by the coding sequence ATGAAAAAACTCGGCATTGTCGGCTGGCGCGGCATGGTCGGCTCAGTCTTAATGGAGCGTATGCGCGAGCAAAACGATTTTGCCGGCGTGGACACCACGCTGTTTTCCACCTCGCAGGCAGGCGAAGCCGCTCCTGATTTTGCCGGCGCCGGCAAAACGCTCAAAGATGCCAATGATATTGCCGCCTTAGCGGAAATGGACATCATCATTACCTGCCAAGGCGGAGATTACACTAGCGCCGTCCATCCGCAATTGCGCGCCCAAGGCTGGCAAGGCTATTGGATTGACGCCGCCTCTACCTTGCGCATGGAAAAGAACAGCATCATTGTCTTAGATCCTGTCAACCGTGACGTTATCGACCGCGCCCTCAGCGAAAGCAAAAAAGACTTCATCGGCGGCAATTGCACCGTCTCATTGATGATGATTGCCTTAGGCGGCATCTTGGCCAATGATTGGGTAGAATGGATTACGCCGATGACCTATCAGGCCGCCAGCGGCGCAGGGGCAAAAAATATGCGCGAACTCTTAAGCCAAATGGACGGCTTGGAAAACAGCGTACATGATTTGCTTGCCAATCCCGCCAGCAATATTTTAGATATCGACCGCAAAGTTACTCAAGCCCTACACGGCGGCATCGACACCACGAATTTCGGCGTGCCTCTGGCGGGCAGTCTTATTCCTTGGATTGACAAAGCCTTGGACAGCGGACAAAGCAAAGAAGAATGGAAGGCGCAAGTAGAAGCCAATAAAATCATGCAGCGCGAAGCCAATCCGATTCTTATCGACGGCTTATGCGTGCGCATCGGCGCCATGCGTTCTCATGCGCAGGCTTTGACGATTAAGCTGAAAAAAGATATTCCTTTGGCGGAAATCGAAAGCGTTTTAGCCGCGCATAATGATTGGGTCAAGGTCATTCCCAATGAACGCGAACTCAGCATGAAAGAACTCACGCCTGCCGCCGTTTCCGGCACTTTAAGCGTACCTGTGGGGCGTTTGCGCAAACTCAATATGGGCGGCGAATATCTCAGCGCCTTCACGGTCGGTGACCAATTGCTATGGGGGGCGGCAGAACCGCTGCGCCGCATGCTCAATATTTTAACCGGCAAAATTTAA
- a CDS encoding IS630 transposase-related protein has product MAYSKDYRQMILNKLASGHSYRKLVEEYRLSATTIQRWKKSIERKKYERKPAKIDNEALMADVQAYPDDYCYERARRFNCSDRAIAIALKRVGITRKKRP; this is encoded by the coding sequence ATGGCATACTCAAAAGATTACAGACAAATGATATTGAACAAGCTGGCATCAGGTCATAGCTACAGAAAGCTTGTTGAAGAATATCGACTCAGCGCAACAACTATTCAACGTTGGAAGAAAAGCATAGAACGCAAGAAGTACGAACGCAAACCGGCAAAAATCGATAATGAAGCTTTAATGGCTGACGTCCAAGCTTATCCTGATGACTATTGCTATGAACGGGCAAGACGCTTTAACTGTAGCGACAGAGCTATTGCCATAGCATTAAAACGTGTCGGCATTACTCGAAAAAAAAGACCTTAA
- the cls gene encoding cardiolipin synthase has product MDWSSIFFYTHFALAVLASIRIIYSRRSSSAALAWLTLLYALPVFGLLLYALIGEPQLGRQRARRQADLLAFHTEFADRFLPPDTIPLCDIRFRQLSEFIKKECYFAALSGNRVQLLQNTDSMLNSMIADIHAAKHCCLLGFYIIDVEGRIEALMRALISAATRGVRCQILADSVGSKNFWESDWPQRLQKAGVEVTAALPVGIASSLWVRSDLRNHRKIMVVDYRIAYTGSYNLVDPKLFKQQSGVGEWIDAMMRCEGMVAQQLAAIFYGDWAVENDYNLKATLTQLNGYLQEMPDHIEMQQLGGDLLQTLPSQPGSDQALIYDVITAALYRAQSQIMICSPYFVPDEALLNALITAAKRGVAVKLIMPKHNDSRLVYYASRAYYQSLLDAGVEILMYQGGLLHTKTVLVDRQFALFGTANMDMRSFYLNLEVTIAVYTTDAIAQIERLLEDYLADCQPVELSKWQTRGRLQRFLERCVRLISPLL; this is encoded by the coding sequence ATGGACTGGTCAAGCATCTTTTTTTATACGCATTTTGCTCTCGCGGTGCTTGCCAGTATCCGCATCATCTACTCGCGCCGTTCCAGCAGTGCCGCCTTAGCTTGGCTGACTTTGCTTTATGCTCTGCCCGTATTCGGATTGCTGCTCTATGCCTTAATCGGCGAACCCCAACTCGGACGGCAACGCGCACGCCGCCAAGCAGATTTGCTAGCCTTTCACACTGAATTTGCCGACCGTTTTTTACCGCCGGACACGATTCCGCTCTGCGACATCCGTTTTCGCCAACTCTCCGAATTCATTAAAAAAGAATGCTATTTTGCCGCCTTAAGCGGCAATCGTGTGCAGCTATTGCAGAATACCGACAGTATGTTAAACAGCATGATTGCCGACATTCATGCGGCAAAGCATTGTTGCTTATTAGGATTTTACATTATCGACGTGGAAGGACGGATTGAGGCGCTGATGCGCGCCCTCATCAGCGCCGCTACCCGCGGCGTACGCTGCCAAATACTGGCGGACAGCGTGGGCAGCAAAAACTTCTGGGAATCGGACTGGCCGCAGCGATTACAAAAAGCCGGCGTGGAAGTTACCGCCGCTCTGCCGGTCGGCATCGCCAGCTCCCTATGGGTGCGCAGTGATTTGCGTAATCACCGCAAAATCATGGTCGTGGATTATCGCATTGCCTATACGGGCAGCTACAATCTGGTTGACCCCAAATTATTCAAACAGCAATCAGGCGTAGGTGAATGGATTGATGCCATGATGCGCTGCGAAGGCATGGTTGCCCAGCAATTAGCCGCGATCTTTTACGGCGATTGGGCGGTAGAAAACGATTACAATCTGAAAGCTACTCTGACGCAACTCAACGGCTATTTGCAGGAAATGCCAGACCATATCGAAATGCAGCAATTAGGCGGCGATTTATTGCAAACCCTGCCTTCGCAGCCCGGCAGTGATCAAGCCCTGATTTATGACGTCATTACCGCCGCGCTTTACCGCGCCCAAAGCCAGATTATGATTTGCTCGCCTTATTTCGTGCCGGACGAAGCCCTGCTCAATGCCCTGATTACCGCTGCCAAACGCGGCGTAGCGGTCAAACTCATCATGCCCAAGCACAATGATTCCCGTCTGGTCTATTATGCCAGCCGCGCTTATTATCAATCTTTGCTCGATGCCGGCGTGGAAATCCTCATGTATCAGGGCGGTTTGCTGCACACCAAAACCGTTTTGGTCGATAGGCAATTCGCCTTATTCGGCACCGCCAATATGGACATGCGCAGCTTTTATCTCAATCTGGAAGTCACGATTGCAGTCTATACGACTGATGCGATTGCACAAATCGAAAGATTGCTGGAAGATTATCTCGCTGATTGCCAGCCGGTGGAATTGTCGAAATGGCAAACGCGCGGACGTTTGCAGCGTTTTTTAGAGCGTTGCGTGCGTTTGATTAGCCCTTTGCTATAG
- a CDS encoding IS630 family transposase (programmed frameshift), giving the protein MAYSLEIRQKALAYYDKCKNIDLVIEAFGVSRHTVFRWRRQLKETGNLSCKKPTNRPRKFDRKELLAYVEANPDKYLREIGEVFGCSDMAIHKALKAMNITLKKRPTTYKEQDPNKVKNYQDKLTQLQATSKQGYELVYIDETGIDTYLHRTHARSLKGQRVCDKISGRRYQRVSLVAGQIGSKAKNLIAPLIYNNTMTSALFETWFKQMLLPCLNNHTKQTGKPCIIILDNARFHRMKHLQELINNTPYKHIILPLPPYSPELNPIEQTWATIKRWLRSHLSEFDTIEEGLKCYFGVC; this is encoded by the exons ATGGCTTATTCACTAGAAATCAGACAAAAAGCCTTGGCTTATTATGACAAATGCAAGAACATTGACCTTGTTATAGAAGCTTTTGGTGTATCAAGACACACCGTGTTTCGTTGGAGACGACAACTTAAAGAAACAGGAAATCTGTCTTGTAAAAAACCCACCAATAGACCCAGAAAGTTTGACAGAAAAGAGCTTCTTGCTTACGTAGAAGCAAATCCTGACAAATACCTACGTGAAATTGGTGAAGTATTTGGGTGTAGTGATATGGCAATCCATAAAGCACTCAAAGCAATGAACATTACTCTTAAAAAAAGAC CCACAACTTATAAAGAGCAAGACCCAAACAAAGTCAAAAACTACCAAGACAAATTAACCCAACTACAAGCTACGTCCAAACAAGGTTATGAGCTTGTCTATATAGATGAGACAGGCATTGATACTTACCTACACCGCACTCATGCAAGAAGTCTAAAAGGTCAAAGGGTTTGTGACAAGATAAGTGGCAGACGCTATCAACGAGTATCCTTAGTGGCAGGACAAATAGGCAGCAAAGCTAAAAACTTGATTGCTCCACTCATCTACAACAATACAATGACAAGTGCTTTGTTTGAAACTTGGTTTAAACAAATGCTACTGCCTTGTCTTAATAATCACACAAAACAAACAGGCAAGCCTTGCATCATCATCTTAGACAATGCAAGATTTCACAGAATGAAACACTTGCAAGAGCTTATCAATAACACGCCATACAAACACATCATCTTACCATTACCACCTTACTCACCTGAGCTAAACCCAATAGAGCAAACTTGGGCAACGATTAAAAGATGGCTTAGAAGTCATTTGTCAGAGTTTGATACAATCGAAGAAGGTTTGAAGTGTTATTTCGGGGTTTGTTGA
- a CDS encoding IS630 family transposase, with protein sequence MHPKADKQQRLLFLKQLAAFEAEGRTLIYLDESGFKSHENRAYGYSHKGCPCLGKYNWQLKNQSNAIGAIHKNKLFAVGLYDCSINSDVFHCWVEELLLTQLPENSVIIMDNASFHKRQDTQELIADAGHHILWLPPYSPDLNPIEKMWAWLKRKRKDWRLNCIDKLFFYFLWICNSF encoded by the coding sequence ATTCATCCGAAAGCAGACAAACAACAGCGCCTATTATTTCTTAAGCAGTTAGCGGCATTTGAAGCTGAAGGCAGAACCCTGATTTACTTAGATGAAAGCGGCTTTAAATCTCATGAGAACAGAGCTTACGGCTATTCCCACAAAGGCTGTCCTTGTTTAGGAAAGTACAACTGGCAACTCAAGAATCAAAGCAATGCTATTGGGGCAATACATAAGAACAAGTTGTTTGCGGTAGGGCTTTACGATTGCAGTATTAATAGTGATGTATTTCATTGTTGGGTAGAAGAATTGCTGTTAACACAATTGCCTGAAAACAGCGTCATTATTATGGACAATGCCAGCTTTCACAAAAGACAGGATACCCAAGAGCTTATTGCAGATGCGGGACATCATATTTTATGGCTGCCGCCATACAGTCCGGATCTGAACCCAATCGAGAAAATGTGGGCTTGGCTTAAACGTAAACGCAAGGATTGGCGATTAAATTGCATCGATAAACTATTCTTTTACTTCTTGTGGATTTGTAACTCTTTTTGA
- the gpmA gene encoding 2,3-diphosphoglycerate-dependent phosphoglycerate mutase, with protein sequence MKRLVLLRHGESEWNKLNLFTGWTNVDLTEQGCAEAKKAGEVMKKEGLVFKKAFTSYLKRAIKTLNFALDSMDLDWIPVEKDWRLNEKHYGSLQGLNKSETAEKYGEEQVLIWRRSYDVPPAALETTDERAPQQDSRYAAFDQSALPLTESLKDTIERILPYWENHIKPALEQEGEIIVAAHGNSLRGIVKHLKGISDEDIVNLNLPTGIPYLFEFDDNMNLVSDRFLGDAEEIRKLQEAVANQGKK encoded by the coding sequence ATGAAACGCTTAGTATTATTACGCCACGGCGAAAGCGAATGGAATAAACTGAATTTGTTTACCGGTTGGACGAATGTCGATTTGACCGAGCAAGGCTGTGCAGAGGCCAAAAAAGCGGGCGAAGTGATGAAAAAAGAAGGTTTAGTCTTCAAAAAAGCCTTTACTTCCTACCTCAAACGCGCGATTAAAACCCTGAATTTCGCCTTGGATTCGATGGATTTGGATTGGATTCCCGTCGAAAAAGATTGGCGCTTAAATGAAAAACACTACGGCTCTTTGCAAGGCCTGAACAAATCCGAAACCGCGGAAAAATACGGCGAAGAGCAAGTATTGATTTGGCGCCGCAGCTATGACGTGCCGCCTGCCGCCTTAGAAACCACCGACGAACGCGCACCGCAGCAAGATTCGCGCTATGCGGCATTCGATCAATCCGCCTTGCCCTTGACCGAGTCTTTGAAAGATACGATTGAGCGCATTCTGCCTTACTGGGAAAACCACATCAAACCTGCTCTGGAACAAGAAGGGGAAATCATCGTCGCCGCCCATGGCAACAGCTTGCGCGGTATCGTCAAGCATTTGAAAGGCATTTCAGACGAAGATATTGTAAACCTCAATCTGCCGACAGGTATCCCATATTTGTTTGAATTTGATGACAATATGAATTTAGTCAGCGACCGTTTTTTAGGCGATGCGGAAGAAATCCGCAAATTGCAGGAAGCAGTTGCCAATCAAGGCAAAAAATAA
- the dld gene encoding D-lactate dehydrogenase, producing the protein MLPTEFIQKSAAIVGKDAVLQDPALMLPYTRGFRYGNSSAFAVILPGSLLELWRTAQLCAAADMIIIAQAANTGITGGSTPEGDYDRPVVILSMRRLKGIHLIKQATQAVALPGASLFELEDMLAEHHREPHSVIGSSCIGASIIGGICNNSGGALIQRGPAYTELSLYAQLNAQGELELHNELGIELGDSPEEILQNLENRRYQDSDIRNEDKAASDREYEQRVRDVDADSPSRFNNDGRRLYGASGSAGKLIVFAVRIDTFPKPEREQVFYIGTNHPQDLTDIRRHILQHFAELPVSGEYIHCGFFDLAERYGRDTFRIIDSFGTKRIPAFFALKNTVDRLCAKLPFMPRFFADRFTQCCMNLLPSHLPAFMRSYRERFEHHLILKMSDSGIEAARDYLSAFFRKREGDFYACNQKEGDKAILHRFVIGGATGRYWQVHHKDVGDIMSLDIALKRNESQWFEQLPPELDAQIEKRLYCGHFFCHVMHQDYILKKGADAEAIKAQLLAFFDSRGAEYPAEHNVGHLYHAKAVLRAFYQSKDPCNALNPGIGKTPKGKHWTDCGC; encoded by the coding sequence ATGCTTCCGACCGAATTTATCCAAAAAAGCGCCGCCATTGTCGGCAAAGATGCCGTTTTGCAAGACCCTGCCCTGATGCTGCCCTACACGCGCGGCTTCCGCTACGGCAACAGCAGCGCCTTTGCCGTAATTTTGCCCGGCTCTTTGCTCGAATTGTGGCGCACGGCGCAATTATGCGCGGCAGCAGACATGATTATCATCGCCCAAGCCGCTAATACCGGCATCACGGGCGGCTCCACCCCCGAAGGTGATTACGACCGTCCGGTCGTCATTCTCTCCATGCGCCGCTTAAAAGGCATTCATCTGATTAAACAAGCCACACAAGCCGTTGCCTTGCCCGGCGCATCGCTCTTCGAGCTTGAAGACATGCTGGCGGAGCATCATCGCGAGCCGCACAGCGTCATCGGTTCGTCCTGCATCGGCGCCTCGATTATCGGCGGCATCTGCAATAATTCCGGCGGCGCCCTGATTCAGCGCGGCCCCGCCTATACCGAACTCTCCTTATACGCGCAACTCAATGCCCAAGGCGAACTTGAGCTGCATAACGAACTCGGCATCGAACTCGGCGATAGTCCCGAAGAAATCCTGCAAAATTTGGAAAACCGCCGCTATCAAGACAGCGACATCCGCAACGAGGACAAAGCCGCTTCCGATCGCGAATACGAACAGCGCGTGCGCGATGTTGATGCCGACAGCCCCTCACGCTTTAACAATGACGGACGCCGCCTCTACGGCGCATCGGGCTCGGCAGGCAAACTCATCGTCTTTGCCGTGCGCATCGACACCTTTCCCAAGCCCGAACGCGAACAAGTCTTCTATATCGGCACCAATCATCCGCAAGACCTCACGGACATCCGCCGCCACATCTTGCAGCATTTCGCCGAACTGCCCGTCTCGGGCGAATACATCCACTGCGGCTTCTTCGATCTTGCCGAACGCTACGGACGCGACACCTTCCGCATCATCGACAGCTTCGGCACCAAGCGCATTCCCGCCTTCTTCGCCTTGAAAAACACCGTCGACCGCCTCTGCGCCAAACTGCCCTTCATGCCGCGTTTTTTTGCTGACCGCTTCACACAATGCTGCATGAACCTTCTGCCCAGCCATCTGCCCGCCTTTATGCGCAGCTACCGCGAGCGCTTCGAGCATCATCTCATCCTTAAAATGAGCGACAGCGGCATTGAAGCGGCGCGCGACTACCTCAGCGCCTTTTTCCGCAAACGCGAAGGTGATTTTTACGCCTGCAATCAAAAAGAAGGCGACAAAGCCATTCTGCACCGCTTTGTTATCGGCGGCGCAACGGGACGCTACTGGCAAGTGCATCACAAAGACGTCGGCGACATCATGTCCTTAGATATCGCGCTCAAGCGCAACGAATCGCAATGGTTTGAACAACTGCCGCCCGAACTCGATGCGCAAATCGAGAAAAGACTCTACTGCGGACATTTCTTCTGCCACGTCATGCACCAAGACTACATCCTGAAAAAAGGCGCGGACGCCGAAGCCATCAAAGCGCAACTGCTGGCGTTTTTCGACAGTCGCGGCGCAGAATACCCCGCCGAACACAATGTGGGACATCTCTATCATGCCAAAGCCGTCCTGCGCGCCTTCTATCAATCCAAAGACCCCTGCAACGCCCTAAACCCCGGCATCGGCAAAACGCCCAAAGGCAAACATTGGACGGACTGCGGCTGCTAA
- a CDS encoding DUF2254 domain-containing protein — translation MTNTLYRWLIVLKKPGNQIWLVPAYWAAFAVILAFIARLFGEMIKTDALPNIERSTLEDLLTILASSMLSVSTFSLSIMVSAFSSAANSTTPRAMGLVMGDDNTRTTIASFIAAFIYAMIAKTAIGMEYYGQNGRFILFIGTIIVVFYLIVTLIRWVSTLSQLGSLSNTLHKISAKTEDALQNYYKSPDMGAVWQGNLQHPAQAIHAGQAGYLTHIDMASLQKLAEKHDTYLSITVRPGKLLTKNSVIACLSAQVEASAAQAFADCFVVNYERTYAQDPQWGLNVLSEAAQRALSPGTNDPGTAINIMVIILALLSKKMPEREKGEYDRLSIIAADVQDWIAHTFLPIARDGAGVVEVGASMQSVLAGIAADCRDPQIAVAAADTAQAALKRFQQILDFEDDRQKLLQQHRMLFAADKVSALQVKK, via the coding sequence ATGACAAATACACTGTATCGCTGGCTGATTGTCCTGAAAAAACCCGGCAATCAAATCTGGCTTGTGCCTGCCTATTGGGCGGCATTTGCCGTCATACTGGCTTTTATCGCACGACTTTTCGGCGAAATGATTAAAACCGACGCTCTGCCGAACATCGAACGCAGCACTCTCGAAGACTTGCTCACTATTCTTGCCTCCAGCATGCTCTCGGTCAGTACCTTTTCTCTATCCATCATGGTCTCGGCATTTTCATCCGCCGCGAACAGCACCACGCCGCGTGCCATGGGCTTGGTTATGGGAGATGACAATACGCGTACCACCATTGCCAGTTTCATCGCCGCCTTTATCTACGCCATGATTGCCAAAACTGCCATCGGCATGGAATATTACGGACAAAACGGACGCTTTATCTTATTCATCGGCACGATTATCGTCGTGTTTTATCTGATTGTTACCCTCATCCGTTGGGTCTCGACCCTGTCGCAACTAGGCAGCCTGAGCAATACCCTGCACAAAATCAGCGCCAAAACCGAAGATGCTCTGCAAAACTATTACAAATCCCCTGATATGGGCGCCGTATGGCAGGGCAATTTGCAGCACCCCGCCCAAGCCATCCATGCCGGACAAGCCGGCTATCTCACCCATATCGACATGGCTTCCCTGCAAAAACTGGCTGAAAAACACGATACCTATCTTTCGATTACCGTCAGACCCGGCAAACTGCTGACCAAAAACAGCGTAATCGCCTGCCTATCCGCGCAAGTGGAAGCCTCCGCCGCCCAAGCATTTGCCGACTGCTTTGTCGTCAATTATGAGCGCACTTATGCGCAAGACCCGCAATGGGGGCTGAACGTCCTCAGCGAAGCGGCACAGCGCGCGCTCTCGCCGGGCACCAACGATCCCGGTACCGCTATCAATATCATGGTCATCATCTTGGCATTGCTGAGCAAAAAAATGCCCGAGCGGGAGAAAGGGGAATACGATCGGCTCTCAATCATCGCCGCCGATGTGCAAGACTGGATTGCCCACACCTTCCTGCCCATCGCACGCGACGGCGCCGGCGTTGTCGAAGTCGGCGCCAGTATGCAAAGCGTTTTAGCCGGCATTGCCGCCGATTGCCGAGACCCGCAAATAGCCGTTGCAGCCGCCGATACCGCCCAAGCCGCTTTAAAGCGCTTCCAACAAATACTGGATTTTGAAGACGATCGACAAAAACTCCTGCAACAGCACCGTATGCTCTTTGCAGCGGACAAGGTATCTGCGCTACAAGTGAAAAAGTAG